Proteins encoded in a region of the Leopardus geoffroyi isolate Oge1 chromosome E2, O.geoffroyi_Oge1_pat1.0, whole genome shotgun sequence genome:
- the ETHE1 gene encoding persulfide dioxygenase ETHE1, mitochondrial isoform X2, producing the protein MPSWSRNWGCGCCMLALETRASPGHTPGCVTFVLNDHSMAFTGDALLIRGCGRTDFQQGCAKTLYHSVHEKIFTLPGDCLVYPAHDYHGLTVSTVEEERTLNPRLTLSCEEFVKVMDNLNLPKPQQIDIAVPANMRCGIQTPPS; encoded by the exons GCCTTGGAGACCCGGGCCAGCCCCGGCCACACACCAGGCTGTGTCACCTTCGTCCTGAATGACCACAGCATGGCCTTCACTGGAGATGCCCTGCTCATCCGAGGGTGTGGGCGGACGGACTTCCAGCAAG GCTGTGCTAAGACCTTGTACCACTCAGTCCATGAAAAGATCTTCACGCTTCCAGGAGACTGTCTGGTCTACCCTGCTCATGATTACCATG GGCTCACAGTGTCCACTGTGGAGGAGGAGAGGACTTTGAACCCTCGGCTCACTCTCAGCTGTGAGGAATTCGTCAAGGTCATGGACAACCTGAACTTGCCCAAGCCTCAGCAGATAG ACATTGCTGTTCCAGCTAATATGCGCTGTGGGATCCAGACTCCCCCTTCCTGA